A region of Candidatus Delongbacteria bacterium DNA encodes the following proteins:
- a CDS encoding SDR family NAD(P)-dependent oxidoreductase, producing the protein MDDKICFITGANSGIGKAAAIQLAQLGFYVLIGSRNKERGLFAVTEIKNKSKSDLVELIEIDMSLKASILDASKNIKNKFKKLDVLIHNAADFDISRKIPILTEEGVETIWATNHIGPVFLTNHLLQLIKQSEQGRIITVASQGLMLHPKLEIDFKDPEYKTRNFSVSKAYYQSKLAQVMYTYWLAKKFADTSITVNCVRVTNVIIDLKRYSNLSGLMKFMYSIKSKFSISPDEMAKTYTYLATSTDLRLTTGKYFNEKKMTVDSSPYSKNFKNIEELMVSTTEYIE; encoded by the coding sequence ATGGATGATAAAATTTGTTTTATAACTGGAGCAAACTCAGGAATAGGAAAAGCAGCTGCAATACAGTTAGCTCAATTAGGGTTTTATGTTTTGATAGGTTCTCGGAATAAAGAACGTGGTTTATTCGCTGTTACTGAAATTAAAAATAAATCCAAGTCGGATTTGGTTGAGCTTATCGAGATTGATATGTCATTAAAAGCATCTATATTAGATGCGTCAAAGAATATCAAAAATAAGTTTAAAAAACTTGACGTATTAATCCATAACGCTGCTGATTTTGACATTTCAAGAAAAATACCAATTCTTACAGAAGAAGGTGTTGAAACAATTTGGGCTACTAATCATATTGGTCCTGTATTTTTAACTAATCATCTTTTGCAATTAATCAAACAGAGTGAACAAGGAAGAATTATTACTGTTGCTTCACAAGGACTTATGTTACATCCAAAATTAGAAATAGATTTCAAAGACCCTGAATATAAAACAAGAAATTTTAGTGTTTCAAAGGCTTATTATCAATCTAAACTAGCTCAAGTTATGTACACTTATTGGCTGGCAAAAAAGTTCGCAGACACTTCAATTACTGTTAATTGTGTGAGAGTTACTAATGTAATAATTGATCTTAAGAGATATTCAAATTTGTCAGGTTTAATGAAGTTTATGTATTCAATAAAAAGTAAATTTTCAATTTCACCAGATGAAATGGCAAAAACTTATACTTATTTGGCAACCTCTACTGATTTGAGGTTAACTACTGGTAAATATTTTAATGAGAAAAAAATGACTGTTGATTCTTCTCCATACAGTAAGAATTTCAAGAATATTGAAGAACTAATGGTTTCAACAACGGAATATATTGAATAA
- a CDS encoding TIGR02646 family protein — protein MITIKKNTDYISKELVDAKQNSKDYDDINKKEIRTTLRKEQGNICAYCMSRLDKNEHKTKIEHLLSQSANKTEKLEYKNMVLCCKGGEGLPKKEQFCDSFKGAKEIPQIIKHLHNDISGYIIYGNDGTISSNDKELDAEINDCLNLNNGKYLKENRKQKIADIQSKLQSKFQDKSANANIFKKLINSYESCLEKEPFCGVVIFYLKKSLKGRA, from the coding sequence ATGATAACGATTAAAAAAAATACTGATTACATTTCAAAAGAATTAGTTGATGCAAAGCAAAATTCTAAAGATTATGATGATATAAATAAAAAAGAGATACGGACAACACTTAGGAAAGAACAAGGTAATATTTGTGCTTATTGCATGTCTCGACTTGATAAGAATGAGCATAAAACAAAAATAGAACATCTTTTATCTCAATCAGCAAATAAAACAGAAAAATTAGAATATAAAAACATGGTATTGTGCTGTAAAGGTGGAGAGGGTTTACCAAAAAAGGAGCAATTTTGCGATAGTTTTAAAGGAGCAAAAGAAATTCCACAGATAATTAAACATTTACACAATGATATTTCAGGGTATATAATTTATGGAAATGATGGAACAATATCTTCTAATGATAAAGAGCTAGACGCTGAAATTAATGATTGCTTAAATTTAAATAATGGAAAATATTTAAAGGAAAACAGAAAACAAAAAATAGCAGATATCCAAAGTAAACTACAAAGCAAATTTCAGGATAAAAGTGCAAATGCAAATATCTTTAAAAAATTAATTAATAGTTATGAATCATGTTTAGAAAAAGAGCCTTTTTGTGGTGTTGTAATTTTCTATTTGAAAAAAAGTTTAAAAGGAAGAGCATAG
- a CDS encoding indolepyruvate oxidoreductase subunit beta encodes MKKDIILAGVGGQGILSIATVIGYAAIESGLTLKQSEVHGMSQRGGDVYSNLRISDKEIYSDLIPYGQADIIISVEPMESLRYLPYLNKNGWVIANSTPFINVPNYPELESVVEEINKLENSIIVDGEKTAKEVGNPRGMNMVMLGAASKYLDIPFEKLEEGIRFIFGRKGEEVVESNLRALRAGREFSK; translated from the coding sequence ATGAAAAAAGATATTATATTAGCCGGAGTTGGTGGACAAGGTATCCTATCTATCGCTACTGTAATCGGTTATGCAGCTATTGAATCTGGACTTACATTGAAACAATCTGAGGTTCACGGAATGAGCCAAAGAGGTGGTGATGTTTACTCCAATCTAAGAATTTCTGATAAAGAGATCTATTCAGATCTAATTCCTTACGGTCAAGCTGATATTATTATTTCTGTTGAGCCAATGGAAAGTTTGAGATATTTACCTTACCTAAACAAAAACGGATGGGTAATCGCGAATTCTACACCTTTTATCAATGTTCCAAATTATCCTGAACTAGAATCAGTTGTTGAAGAGATCAATAAACTTGAAAATTCTATCATCGTTGATGGTGAGAAAACTGCTAAAGAAGTTGGTAATCCACGTGGTATGAATATGGTTATGCTTGGTGCAGCTTCAAAATATCTTGATATTCCTTTTGAAAAACTTGAAGAAGGTATCAGATTTATCTTTGGCAGAAAAGGTGAAGAAGTTGTAGAATCTAATCTAAGAGCTTTGAGAGCTGGTAGAGAATTTTCTAAGTAA
- a CDS encoding AAA family ATPase has product MKIRELWICKYKNIENFSINFENSENINVLIGKNGSGKSNIIEAIILIFDFLYNNYAYIEFEFEFKIKFECNDDIILIERTKERKIGKRNNDNEEELESFKARIKQNYSDSFPANILVYYNGTNSRIKEIIKEYDNQFIEDLKTNISLKKRPIFVFEDKQFSILLFSLFTYKNESDFIKTIFEKLNINSFSRIEIIKTAKKVTQESITNKYLSLLDRIGSKEKNKLIINNEMLKKVFDADRANLGEPRDLLKIFDVLIKSEIISEIKVFLKKNDIEILHNEFSEGEKQFVILRLLLEFFMYKETLYLFDEPDIYLHPTWQQNLVNEVRGINDRHHVIITTHSPHIVSSLQKENIFLMENGNILNSEDLYSFGRDTSSILYEYFKVPFIANKEVKDKITEIDNLIDEGKYEEADNEIKDLEKIRGNNDKEIQRLITSLNFERNWVNDND; this is encoded by the coding sequence ATGAAGATTAGAGAACTTTGGATTTGTAAGTATAAAAATATAGAGAACTTTTCAATTAATTTTGAAAATTCAGAAAATATTAATGTTTTAATTGGAAAAAATGGTAGCGGAAAATCAAATATAATAGAAGCTATAATCTTAATATTTGATTTTTTATACAATAACTATGCATATATAGAGTTTGAATTTGAATTTAAAATTAAATTTGAGTGTAATGATGATATTATTCTCATTGAAAGAACAAAAGAAAGAAAAATTGGTAAAAGAAATAATGATAATGAAGAAGAATTAGAATCTTTTAAAGCTAGAATAAAGCAAAATTATAGTGATTCTTTTCCAGCAAATATATTGGTTTATTACAATGGAACTAATAGTAGAATTAAAGAAATTATTAAAGAATATGATAATCAATTTATTGAAGATTTAAAAACAAATATTTCTTTAAAAAAGAGACCAATATTTGTTTTTGAAGATAAACAATTTTCAATACTATTGTTTTCTTTATTTACATATAAGAATGAAAGTGATTTTATAAAAACTATTTTTGAAAAATTAAACATTAATTCATTCTCAAGAATAGAGATAATTAAAACTGCTAAAAAAGTAACCCAAGAAAGTATTACAAATAAATACTTGTCTTTACTTGATAGAATAGGTAGCAAAGAAAAAAATAAACTGATAATAAATAACGAAATGTTGAAAAAGGTTTTTGATGCGGATAGAGCAAATTTGGGTGAGCCAAGAGATTTATTAAAAATATTTGATGTACTAATAAAAAGTGAGATTATTTCTGAAATAAAAGTGTTTTTGAAAAAGAATGATATTGAGATTTTACATAATGAATTTAGTGAAGGAGAAAAACAATTTGTTATTTTAAGACTGTTATTAGAATTTTTTATGTACAAAGAAACCTTATATTTGTTTGATGAACCAGACATATATTTACATCCAACTTGGCAACAAAATTTGGTAAATGAAGTAAGAGGAATAAATGATAGACATCATGTGATTATAACAACGCATTCGCCACATATAGTAAGTAGTTTACAAAAAGAAAATATATTTTTAATGGAAAATGGAAATATTCTTAATTCTGAGGATTTATATTCATTTGGAAGAGATACTTCTTCGATTCTATATGAATATTTTAAAGTTCCTTTTATTGCAAATAAAGAAGTTAAAGATAAAATTACAGAAATTGATAATTTAATTGATGAGGGAAAATATGAAGAGGCAGATAATGAAATAAAAGACCTTGAAAAAATTAGAGGAAACAATGATAAAGAAATACAACGTTTGATTACAAGTTTAAATTTTGAAAGGAACTGGGTTAATGATAACGATTAA
- the recQ gene encoding DNA helicase RecQ: protein MKIEEALYKYFGYTSFRNGQVEVIDSILKGKDTVSLMPTGGGKSICYQIPALMMNGITFVISPLISLMKDQTDALKTQGISSCLLNSYMKKSEIDDTILSILNYEYKIVYLTPERVSDPRFQKIVSKMNISQVAVDEAHCISKWGHDFRPSYIEIKNFVKSLKSRPAVSAFTATASKKVKEDMVSLLELNNPKVVETGIDRPNLNFLVYKDVQKNIFIDNYIKENLGKSGIIYASTRKETDEIFEHLRKKGIACARYHAGLSETERKEAQESFVCDKNSVMVATNAFGMGIDKSNVRYVIHNNITGDLESYYQEAGRAGRDGLLSSCILLFDPKDINLHKFFIRKSDSDDEFKAIQYDKLDRIIEYCCTDKCLKKFISNYFDSSYPDRCGHCSTCLSQSSFEDLTIETQKILSCIVRMGGTPQVHHLSMVLKGLKDDEIELKKYDSLSTFGLLRGLTFSNLESIYRFLEQNGIVETDDDKIQTGQNSSEVLKGRKRVLRFVQSGANIESETFKDLKKIRADLAQKNKIAPHFIFSDFSLHEIERKRPKSITELSSVEGIGSYKAKLYGLNIIDYFIGSSMEGKTYSKYEDGLKYDAHFHKRQEMLNLLVSGETINSLCDRFQVRESRLEKMILRALEETDFNDWHLLISKDKEKIATMLIEKFGFKISDDDVYLEKNGLTRLHILVAKLKKEKELAK, encoded by the coding sequence GTGAAGATAGAAGAAGCATTATACAAATATTTTGGATACACCTCTTTTAGAAATGGACAAGTGGAGGTGATTGATTCAATTCTTAAGGGAAAGGACACCGTGTCGCTAATGCCAACTGGTGGAGGAAAATCTATCTGTTATCAAATTCCAGCTCTAATGATGAACGGTATCACTTTTGTTATTTCACCATTGATTTCACTCATGAAAGATCAAACAGATGCTCTTAAAACACAAGGAATCTCCAGCTGTCTATTAAATAGCTATATGAAGAAAAGTGAAATTGATGATACAATTCTTTCTATATTAAATTATGAATATAAAATTGTTTACTTAACACCAGAGAGAGTAAGTGATCCTAGATTTCAAAAAATTGTTTCAAAAATGAATATATCTCAGGTAGCTGTTGATGAGGCTCATTGTATATCTAAATGGGGACATGATTTCAGACCTAGTTATATAGAAATTAAAAATTTCGTTAAATCGTTGAAAAGTAGACCTGCAGTTTCTGCATTTACTGCCACTGCTTCGAAAAAAGTTAAAGAAGATATGGTAAGTTTACTAGAGCTAAACAATCCTAAAGTTGTGGAAACAGGAATCGACAGGCCTAATTTGAATTTCTTAGTTTATAAGGATGTTCAAAAAAATATTTTTATTGATAATTACATAAAAGAAAATTTGGGAAAATCTGGAATTATTTATGCATCAACTAGAAAAGAAACTGACGAAATATTTGAGCATTTGAGAAAAAAAGGGATCGCTTGCGCAAGATATCATGCTGGATTGTCTGAAACGGAGAGAAAAGAAGCCCAGGAAAGTTTTGTATGTGATAAAAATTCTGTAATGGTCGCCACAAATGCTTTTGGAATGGGAATCGATAAATCCAATGTCAGATATGTTATTCATAATAATATTACTGGTGATCTTGAAAGTTATTATCAGGAAGCAGGTCGTGCTGGAAGAGACGGCTTATTATCATCTTGTATATTACTGTTTGATCCAAAGGACATTAATCTTCATAAGTTTTTCATTAGAAAATCTGATTCCGATGATGAGTTCAAAGCTATTCAATATGATAAATTAGATAGAATTATTGAGTATTGCTGTACAGATAAATGCTTAAAAAAATTCATTTCAAACTATTTTGATTCGTCATATCCTGATCGTTGCGGTCATTGTTCAACATGCTTGTCTCAAAGTTCTTTTGAAGATCTAACAATTGAAACACAAAAGATATTATCATGTATTGTTAGAATGGGTGGAACTCCTCAAGTTCACCATCTTTCCATGGTTTTGAAAGGATTAAAAGATGATGAGATAGAATTAAAAAAGTATGACAGTCTGTCAACTTTCGGACTTTTAAGAGGTCTAACTTTTTCAAATTTAGAATCGATTTACAGATTTTTGGAGCAAAATGGTATTGTTGAAACCGATGATGATAAAATTCAAACTGGGCAGAACTCAAGTGAAGTTCTTAAAGGTAGAAAAAGAGTTCTGAGATTCGTTCAATCAGGGGCAAATATTGAAAGCGAAACGTTTAAAGATCTGAAAAAAATCAGAGCTGATCTGGCACAGAAAAATAAAATTGCTCCTCATTTTATTTTCAGTGATTTTTCTCTTCATGAAATTGAGAGAAAGAGACCAAAATCAATAACAGAACTGAGTTCTGTAGAGGGAATTGGTAGTTATAAGGCAAAATTGTATGGATTAAACATTATTGATTATTTTATCGGGAGTTCAATGGAAGGAAAAACATATTCAAAATATGAAGACGGATTAAAATACGATGCTCATTTTCATAAGCGACAGGAGATGTTGAATCTTTTAGTGTCAGGTGAGACTATTAATTCGTTGTGTGATAGATTTCAGGTAAGGGAATCCAGACTTGAAAAAATGATTTTAAGAGCTTTGGAAGAGACTGATTTTAATGATTGGCATCTACTAATCTCAAAAGATAAAGAGAAAATAGCTACTATGTTAATTGAAAAATTTGGATTTAAGATATCTGATGATGATGTTTATCTTGAAAAAAATGGATTAACAAGACTTCATATTTTAGTAGCTAAACTAAAGAAAGAAAAAGAGCTTGCAAAGTAA
- a CDS encoding indolepyruvate ferredoxin oxidoreductase, translating to MEKLLLLGDEAFAQGAIDAGMSGCYAYPGTPSTEIMEYVQRSKEAKEKNIHRMWSANEKTAAESALGMSYAGKRSIACMKHVGLNVAADAFVNSGVTGANGGNIVVSADDPSMHSSQNEQDSRYYGKFSLIPVLEPSNQQECYDMAHYGFDFSEKYLTPVLLRLTTRIAHSRAGVVRKEVKPQNKLKLPEDKRQFVLLPSIARKRYKLLVENQTKFEMESENSPFNRYFDGKDKSMGIIACGIAYNYLMENYQDTECPFPVLKISQYPLPRKMVEKLTSECKSIMIMEEGQPMVEEMLRGYLDNGIKIYGRLDGTLPRDGELNPNLVGKALKMEQAELMTIPSNVVGRPPKFCNGCGHIDAYNALIASVKDVYGDGHVFSDIGCYTLAALPPFECINTTVDMGASITMAKGAADAGLFPAIAVIGDSTFTHSGMTGLLDAVIENTNMIVMILDNSTTGMTGGQASHALNRLSEICKGLGVAEDHIRIVNPIKKNHQLMVDIINEELKYEGVSVIIPTRECMQTLKASTKKSK from the coding sequence ATGGAAAAACTATTACTTCTAGGTGATGAAGCTTTTGCACAGGGAGCTATTGATGCCGGAATGTCCGGATGTTACGCTTATCCTGGAACCCCTTCCACTGAGATTATGGAATATGTTCAAAGATCTAAAGAAGCCAAAGAAAAAAATATTCATAGAATGTGGTCTGCTAATGAAAAAACTGCAGCAGAATCAGCACTTGGTATGTCTTACGCTGGAAAAAGATCTATAGCTTGTATGAAACACGTTGGACTTAACGTAGCAGCTGATGCTTTTGTTAATTCTGGTGTTACCGGTGCAAATGGTGGTAATATCGTAGTTTCTGCTGATGACCCTTCAATGCACTCTTCTCAAAATGAGCAAGATTCAAGATATTATGGAAAGTTTTCACTTATCCCAGTTTTAGAACCATCAAATCAGCAAGAATGCTACGATATGGCTCATTACGGGTTTGATTTTTCTGAAAAATATCTTACTCCAGTTCTATTAAGACTTACAACTAGAATCGCTCACTCAAGAGCTGGTGTTGTAAGAAAAGAAGTAAAACCTCAAAACAAGCTTAAACTTCCAGAAGATAAAAGACAATTTGTTCTACTACCTTCAATTGCAAGAAAAAGATATAAGCTTTTAGTTGAAAATCAGACTAAATTTGAAATGGAATCAGAAAATTCTCCATTCAACAGATATTTTGATGGTAAAGACAAATCTATGGGTATTATCGCCTGTGGTATCGCTTACAATTATCTAATGGAAAATTATCAAGATACAGAATGTCCATTTCCTGTTTTGAAGATTAGTCAATATCCACTACCAAGAAAAATGGTTGAAAAATTAACTTCTGAGTGTAAATCTATCATGATTATGGAAGAAGGACAGCCAATGGTTGAAGAGATGCTTCGTGGCTATCTTGACAATGGAATCAAAATCTACGGTAGACTTGATGGAACACTTCCAAGGGACGGAGAATTGAATCCAAATCTTGTGGGAAAAGCTCTAAAAATGGAGCAAGCAGAATTAATGACAATTCCATCAAATGTTGTTGGAAGACCTCCAAAATTCTGTAATGGTTGTGGACATATCGATGCTTACAATGCTTTAATCGCTTCTGTAAAAGATGTTTATGGTGACGGTCATGTATTCTCCGATATCGGATGTTATACACTTGCTGCACTTCCACCATTCGAATGTATAAATACAACAGTTGATATGGGGGCTTCAATTACTATGGCTAAAGGTGCTGCAGATGCTGGACTTTTCCCAGCCATAGCTGTAATTGGTGACTCAACATTTACTCACAGTGGAATGACTGGTCTTCTTGATGCAGTAATCGAAAATACAAATATGATTGTTATGATTCTTGATAACTCAACTACTGGTATGACTGGTGGACAAGCTTCTCACGCTCTTAACAGACTTTCTGAAATCTGTAAAGGTCTTGGAGTTGCAGAAGATCATATCAGAATAGTAAACCCTATCAAGAAAAATCACCAGCTAATGGTTGATATTATCAATGAAGAGTTGAAATACGAAGGTGTTTCTGTAATCATTCCTACTAGAGAATGTATGCAGACTCTTAAAGCTTCAACTAAAAAAAGTAAGTAA
- a CDS encoding HAD hydrolase-like protein, protein MQSKTILFDLDGTITDSSIGIINSVKYALGKLGEIIPADNDLYKFIGPPLHKSFEIFCGYNEEKASYAVEVFREYFRSKGIFENRLFDGILDVLETLSKENNLFIASSKPQVFVDQILEYFKIDHLFFKTYGSSLDGSFTDKSEIIEKIIKEHDLNRSLTIMIGDRYHDETGAIENEIQFIRAGYGYGKPEEFKLTEGYVAEKPQEILEIIKNMM, encoded by the coding sequence TTGCAAAGTAAAACTATTTTATTCGATCTGGATGGAACTATAACAGATTCTTCAATAGGTATAATCAATTCGGTTAAATACGCTTTGGGTAAATTGGGTGAAATTATACCTGCAGATAATGATCTTTATAAATTTATCGGTCCACCTCTGCATAAAAGTTTTGAAATATTTTGTGGTTACAATGAAGAAAAGGCTTCCTATGCAGTAGAAGTATTTAGAGAATATTTCAGATCAAAAGGTATATTTGAAAATAGATTATTTGATGGGATTCTTGATGTTTTAGAAACATTAAGTAAAGAAAATAATCTTTTTATCGCTTCTTCAAAACCTCAGGTTTTCGTTGATCAAATTCTAGAGTATTTCAAGATTGATCACCTCTTTTTCAAAACATACGGATCATCCCTGGATGGTTCATTTACAGATAAATCGGAGATAATTGAGAAAATTATCAAAGAGCATGATCTTAATCGTTCACTCACAATAATGATTGGAGATCGTTACCATGATGAAACAGGAGCTATTGAAAATGAAATACAATTCATTAGAGCCGGTTATGGTTATGGAAAACCAGAAGAGTTTAAATTGACTGAAGGCTATGTTGCAGAAAAACCCCAGGAAATTTTGGAAATTATCAAAAATATGATGTAA
- the rpsA gene encoding 30S ribosomal protein S1, which yields MTETQNNLNNLEEIWLDDISELDHPEYTAEELADLHSFYEASMQDIKRGEVVDGKIINISPAGVAVDIGFKSEGLIPSEEFDEMDQFNPGDTIRVYLESVEGKDGKLVLSKKKADFLAVWEDIRRYHNEQSIVKGKCLRRVKGGIVVDVNTIDAFLPGSQIDVYPVRDFDALIGQTMEFKIVKLNEQRKNIVLSRKIILEGELFARRDTTLTEIKVGDVKEAVVKNITDFGVFVDINGLDGLIYITDLSWGRVNHPSEICKLDQRINVQILDIDYEKKRVSAGLKQLSSHPWEGIEEKYPVGKKVGGKVVSITDYGAFIEIEKGIEGLIHITEMSWVQHAKHPSHYLHLGDVVEAVVLSIKKDEKKISLGIKQLEPDPWEIIETKYPVGSNHKGIIRNLTAFGAFVELEEGIDGLVHISDLSWTKKVRHPKDLVKKGQEIEVVVLDINREERRIALGHKQLAIDPWDRYADTYAEGSTVTGKIVRRNDKGFIVELGNEEEKVEGFLRKNILDLFPKISEGDDVEMKVETFDKENRKIVLSGINSEAASEAEIKSYTRDEE from the coding sequence ATGACAGAAACACAAAACAATCTAAACAACCTAGAGGAAATCTGGTTGGATGATATTTCGGAATTAGATCATCCGGAATATACAGCTGAGGAACTTGCAGATCTTCACTCTTTCTACGAAGCTTCTATGCAAGATATCAAGAGAGGTGAAGTTGTTGATGGTAAAATCATCAATATTAGCCCAGCTGGTGTTGCTGTGGATATCGGTTTTAAAAGCGAGGGACTTATCCCAAGCGAAGAATTTGACGAAATGGATCAATTCAACCCTGGTGATACAATCAGAGTTTATTTAGAATCTGTTGAAGGTAAAGATGGTAAGCTTGTTCTTTCCAAGAAAAAAGCTGACTTCCTTGCAGTATGGGAAGATATCAGAAGATATCACAATGAACAGTCTATTGTTAAAGGTAAATGTCTTAGAAGAGTTAAGGGTGGTATCGTAGTTGATGTTAATACAATCGACGCATTCCTTCCTGGTTCACAAATTGATGTTTATCCAGTTAGAGATTTTGATGCATTGATCGGTCAGACAATGGAATTCAAAATTGTGAAACTTAACGAGCAGAGAAAAAATATCGTTCTTTCCAGAAAAATTATTCTTGAAGGTGAATTGTTCGCAAGAAGAGATACTACTCTTACTGAAATTAAAGTTGGTGATGTTAAAGAAGCTGTTGTTAAAAATATCACTGATTTTGGTGTATTTGTTGACATTAACGGTCTTGACGGTCTTATCTACATTACTGATCTTTCATGGGGTAGAGTTAACCACCCTAGCGAGATTTGTAAACTTGATCAAAGAATTAATGTTCAGATTCTTGACATTGATTACGAAAAGAAAAGAGTTTCTGCAGGTCTTAAACAACTTTCTTCTCACCCTTGGGAAGGAATTGAAGAGAAATATCCTGTTGGAAAAAAAGTTGGTGGTAAAGTTGTTAGCATAACTGACTACGGTGCTTTCATCGAAATCGAAAAAGGTATCGAAGGACTTATCCACATTACTGAGATGAGCTGGGTTCAGCACGCAAAACACCCTTCACATTACCTTCACCTTGGTGACGTAGTTGAGGCTGTTGTTCTTTCCATCAAAAAAGATGAAAAGAAAATTTCTCTTGGTATTAAACAACTTGAACCAGATCCATGGGAAATCATCGAGACTAAATACCCTGTAGGTTCAAACCACAAAGGTATTATCAGAAATCTTACAGCTTTTGGTGCTTTCGTTGAACTTGAAGAAGGAATTGACGGACTAGTACACATCAGTGATCTTTCTTGGACTAAAAAAGTAAGACACCCTAAAGATCTTGTTAAAAAAGGACAAGAAATTGAAGTTGTAGTACTTGACATCAACAGAGAAGAAAGAAGAATAGCTCTTGGTCACAAACAATTAGCAATCGACCCTTGGGATAGATATGCTGATACATACGCTGAAGGAAGTACAGTAACTGGTAAAATCGTTAGAAGAAATGACAAAGGTTTTATCGTTGAGCTTGGAAATGAAGAAGAAAAAGTAGAAGGTTTTTTAAGAAAAAACATTCTTGATCTTTTCCCAAAAATTTCTGAAGGCGATGATGTTGAAATGAAAGTTGAAACATTTGACAAAGAAAACAGAAAAATTGTTCTTTCTGGTATTAACAGCGAAGCTGCTTCTGAAGCAGAAATCAAAAGTTACACTAGAGACGAAGAATAA